In Chitinophaga nivalis, a single genomic region encodes these proteins:
- a CDS encoding glucosaminidase domain-containing protein, translating into MKNAYPELPVVPYMKTAVEMGAVVSFLKAVDFPVAVKRAAYCFFRIESGNGKSGVNNNYAGIQADGARWPAVYDDLIVATSEKKENGTGKLRRFVGFNSWQDSLRFTLRNSQRRGLYVGGHTSHITEMDVRTPTDLCIAYKREWVTGNSGYQPNYTMEVKPFLSIYTQAVTLFPE; encoded by the coding sequence ATGAAAAATGCATATCCAGAATTGCCAGTAGTACCATATATGAAAACAGCCGTTGAAATGGGCGCCGTGGTCTCATTTCTTAAAGCAGTAGACTTCCCTGTTGCCGTTAAACGTGCGGCCTATTGTTTTTTTCGTATAGAATCGGGCAATGGGAAATCAGGGGTAAATAACAATTACGCCGGTATCCAGGCAGATGGTGCCAGGTGGCCAGCCGTATACGATGACCTGATTGTAGCCACATCAGAAAAAAAGGAGAACGGTACCGGCAAGCTTCGTCGGTTTGTTGGATTTAACAGTTGGCAGGACAGTCTACGCTTCACACTCCGAAATAGTCAGCGCCGGGGGCTATATGTAGGCGGCCATACCAGTCACATCACGGAGATGGATGTACGTACGCCCACTGATCTTTGTATCGCCTATAAAAGAGAGTGGGTTACTGGTAATTCCGGTTACCAGCCCAATTACACAATGGAAGTAAAACCATTTCTGTCCATCTATACACAAGCAGTTACATTATTCCCTGAATAA
- a CDS encoding RNA ligase family protein yields MSTQKINADKPIGKSYGSIPHLPGSRVGQMDYHISEGQAQIATLKVRDKYDLIIVQEKLDGSNVAVAKVNGQIIAITRSGYLATTSKYIQHHLFDTWVNQNKNRFFELLNEGERICGEWLAQAHGTIYELKHEPFVGFDLRTGKERVVFEELSIRTKKLDITLPHVLSYGPTSIQSVLELQGATGRTFFNAHGSIDGIEGAVWRVERKGKVDFLTKFVRHDKEDGKYLPEKNGSGEPIFNTWNGSPVNLLIK; encoded by the coding sequence ATGTCAACACAAAAGATTAATGCAGATAAACCAATAGGTAAATCTTATGGCAGCATACCACATCTTCCGGGATCCCGTGTTGGCCAAATGGATTACCACATTAGTGAAGGACAAGCCCAGATTGCGACCTTGAAGGTTAGAGATAAATATGATCTGATTATTGTTCAGGAAAAACTGGATGGATCAAATGTGGCAGTAGCAAAAGTGAATGGACAAATTATTGCGATAACTAGATCTGGATACCTTGCCACCACCTCTAAATATATACAACATCATTTATTTGACACATGGGTAAATCAAAATAAAAATAGATTTTTTGAGTTATTAAATGAAGGAGAAAGGATATGTGGAGAGTGGCTGGCTCAAGCTCATGGCACTATCTATGAATTAAAACACGAACCGTTTGTTGGATTTGATTTAAGAACCGGTAAGGAACGAGTGGTATTTGAAGAGCTGTCTATTAGAACTAAAAAATTAGACATAACCCTACCTCATGTTCTTTCCTATGGCCCTACGAGCATACAATCTGTCTTAGAACTACAGGGAGCTACAGGTCGTACATTCTTCAATGCCCATGGATCAATAGATGGTATTGAGGGAGCTGTATGGCGTGTTGAGAGAAAGGGCAAGGTGGACTTTCTGACTAAATTTGTTCGACATGATAAGGAAGACGGGAAGTACCTTCCAGAAAAAAACGGATCCGGAGAGCCTATCTTTAATACCTGGAATGGATCCCCTGTAAATTTATTAATCAAATGA